A single region of the Phycisphaerae bacterium RAS1 genome encodes:
- the wbpD gene encoding UDP-2-acetamido-3-amino-2,3-dideoxy-D-glucuronate N-acetyltransferase produces the protein MRNKRICVVGAGRWGGNHIKTLVGLECLGGIVETDETRRAALAKDYPKIPLYKSIHQAVEQPFDGYTVATPAETHFNLAEFLLRKKKHVLVEKPLALTGTDARRLKHIADDNGATLMVGHVLLFHPAIRKIRDLIAAGRIGKLQYLYSNRLNLGTVRTEENILWSFAPHDISIFQYLIGSMPLEVVSRGGAFVQPQIHDSTLTVLTYPGNVIGHIFVSWLHPFKEHRLVVIGSKGMLSFEDSTKEKNILFYEKGVDLVKGEPIPRDGPTEVIEYDRTAPLAEEMRYFLDHLDGRKPAIANAESAIEVLDILEKATESVMAGQPVRAEPPKPTKNYFVHASAYVDDNVKIGANTKIWHFSHVQPGSIIGSNCSLGQNVNVANNVRIGNNVKIQNNVSIYEGVELEDYVFCGPSMVFTNVKDPRCKYPQRGAGHYLKTLVKEGASLGANCTIVCGHDVGRHAFIAAGAVVTRDVPDYALMAGVPARRIGWACECGERLPSFAQTVACPRCKREYRLENELLIPAVT, from the coding sequence GTGAGGAACAAGCGCATCTGCGTCGTCGGCGCCGGCCGCTGGGGCGGCAACCACATCAAGACGCTGGTCGGCCTGGAGTGTCTCGGAGGAATCGTCGAGACGGACGAAACCCGCCGTGCCGCCCTGGCGAAGGACTATCCGAAAATTCCGCTCTACAAGAGCATCCACCAAGCCGTCGAGCAACCCTTCGACGGGTACACCGTCGCCACGCCGGCCGAGACGCACTTCAACCTGGCCGAGTTCCTGCTCCGCAAGAAGAAGCACGTCCTGGTCGAAAAGCCGCTGGCGCTCACCGGCACCGACGCCCGCCGACTGAAGCACATCGCCGACGACAACGGCGCCACGCTCATGGTCGGCCACGTACTGCTCTTCCACCCCGCCATCCGCAAAATCCGCGACCTGATCGCCGCCGGCCGCATCGGCAAATTGCAGTATCTCTACAGCAACCGCCTCAACCTCGGCACGGTCCGCACCGAGGAGAACATCCTCTGGAGCTTCGCCCCGCACGACATCTCGATTTTCCAATACCTGATCGGCTCGATGCCGCTCGAAGTCGTCTCGCGCGGCGGGGCGTTCGTCCAGCCGCAGATTCACGACAGCACCCTGACCGTGCTCACCTATCCGGGCAACGTGATCGGCCACATCTTCGTAAGCTGGCTGCACCCGTTCAAAGAGCACCGGCTGGTCGTGATCGGCTCGAAAGGCATGCTCTCGTTCGAAGACTCGACCAAGGAAAAGAACATCCTGTTCTATGAGAAGGGCGTCGACCTGGTGAAGGGCGAGCCGATCCCGCGCGACGGCCCGACCGAGGTCATCGAATACGACCGCACCGCCCCGCTGGCCGAGGAAATGAGGTACTTTCTGGACCACCTCGACGGCCGCAAACCGGCCATCGCCAACGCCGAGAGCGCCATCGAGGTGCTCGACATCCTGGAAAAAGCCACGGAGAGCGTCATGGCGGGCCAGCCGGTGCGGGCCGAGCCGCCCAAGCCGACGAAGAACTACTTCGTGCATGCGTCGGCGTACGTGGATGACAACGTCAAGATTGGTGCGAACACCAAGATTTGGCATTTCTCACACGTGCAGCCCGGCTCGATCATCGGCTCCAACTGCTCGCTCGGGCAGAACGTGAACGTGGCCAACAACGTGCGCATCGGCAACAACGTCAAGATTCAGAATAACGTGTCGATTTACGAGGGCGTCGAGCTGGAAGATTACGTCTTCTGCGGCCCGTCGATGGTCTTCACCAACGTGAAAGACCCGCGTTGCAAGTACCCGCAGCGCGGCGCGGGGCACTATCTCAAGACGCTCGTGAAAGAGGGCGCCTCGCTCGGGGCCAACTGCACCATCGTCTGCGGCCACGACGTCGGCCGCCACGCCTTCATCGCCGCCGGCGCAGTCGTCACCCGGGACGTGCCGGATTACGCCCTGATGGCCGGCGTGCCGGCGCGGCGGATCGGGTGGGCGTGCGAATGCGGCGAGCGGCTGCCGAGTTTCGCGCAGACGGTCGCGTGCCCGCGGTGCAAGCGGGAGTATCGGCTGGAGAACGAGCTGCTCATTCCGGCCGTCACATGA
- the ccp_2 gene encoding Cytochrome c551 peroxidase precursor: MKQHTRSGPARMFLVAAGVGAPLLLGFLAPVFAQDKTTSYAPVAGTEDFKAVKARMEAAKPAIQKKHSDLLAQRYDLSDKPAEGCTMSRNKPVQAGVRVKLPANATWAKLADMTPEQLREQGLWPQGFLPLPHPNHPEGGMLFPKFHIDEINKQEGRDLTRFDLDYDLPTHFLPEFPAPIYLTTRPDLGDVSRGQLVTIMNYFELFNGILNPKQLEGVRLLVTPFPQQQFNQTDDRRSALASRGVTCFDCHANGHANGATHLVGDIRPQEFRHRLDTPSLRGVNIQRLFGSQRALKSVEDFTEFEQRAAYFDGDPVIATKKGANVLERGSQVHAMAEFQELLDFPPAPKLNLYGRLDPARASEPERRGEALFFGKAQCAVCHTPPYYTDGLMHNLRAERFYKPQMINGRMAASDGPIKTFPLRGIKDSPPYLHDGRLLTLEDTVEFFNLIQGLKLSDQEKADIVAFMRAL, translated from the coding sequence ATGAAACAGCACACACGTTCAGGGCCGGCCCGGATGTTCCTGGTCGCAGCGGGCGTCGGCGCCCCGCTTCTGCTCGGCTTCCTGGCCCCGGTCTTCGCCCAGGACAAGACGACCAGCTACGCGCCGGTCGCGGGGACCGAAGACTTCAAAGCCGTCAAGGCGCGGATGGAAGCGGCCAAGCCGGCCATCCAGAAAAAGCACTCGGACCTTCTCGCCCAGCGCTACGACCTCAGCGACAAGCCCGCCGAGGGCTGCACGATGTCACGCAACAAGCCGGTGCAGGCCGGCGTGCGCGTCAAGCTGCCGGCCAACGCGACATGGGCGAAGCTCGCGGACATGACGCCCGAGCAGCTCCGGGAACAGGGCCTCTGGCCGCAGGGTTTCCTGCCGCTGCCGCACCCGAATCACCCCGAAGGCGGGATGCTCTTTCCGAAGTTCCATATCGATGAGATCAACAAGCAGGAAGGCCGCGATCTGACGCGGTTCGATCTCGATTATGACCTGCCCACCCATTTCCTGCCCGAGTTTCCGGCGCCGATCTACCTGACGACGCGCCCGGACCTCGGCGATGTGTCCCGCGGACAACTCGTCACGATCATGAACTACTTCGAGCTCTTCAACGGCATCCTGAACCCCAAGCAGCTCGAGGGCGTGCGGCTGCTCGTGACCCCCTTCCCGCAGCAGCAGTTCAACCAGACCGATGACCGCCGCTCGGCGCTGGCCAGCCGCGGCGTCACGTGTTTCGACTGCCACGCGAACGGCCACGCGAACGGCGCCACGCACCTGGTGGGCGACATCCGGCCACAGGAGTTCCGCCATCGGCTGGACACGCCCAGCCTGCGGGGAGTGAACATCCAGCGGCTGTTCGGCTCGCAGCGGGCGCTGAAGAGCGTCGAGGATTTCACCGAGTTCGAGCAGCGGGCGGCGTATTTCGACGGCGACCCGGTGATCGCGACCAAGAAGGGGGCCAACGTCCTGGAGCGCGGCAGCCAGGTTCACGCGATGGCGGAGTTCCAGGAGCTGCTCGACTTCCCGCCGGCCCCCAAGCTCAACCTCTACGGACGGCTCGACCCGGCCAGAGCCAGCGAGCCGGAGCGGCGCGGCGAGGCGCTGTTTTTCGGCAAGGCGCAGTGCGCCGTGTGCCACACGCCGCCCTACTACACCGACGGCCTGATGCACAATCTGCGGGCCGAGCGGTTCTACAAGCCGCAGATGATCAACGGGCGCATGGCGGCGAGCGACGGGCCGATCAAGACGTTCCCGCTGCGCGGCATCAAGGACTCGCCCCCGTATCTGCATGACGGCCGCCTGCTGACGCTGGAGGACACGGTGGAGTTCTTCAACCTGATCCAGGGGCTGAAGCTGAGCGACCAGGAGAAGGCGGACATCGTTGCGTTCATGCGCGCCCTGTAA
- a CDS encoding Divergent AAA domain protein: MSVMDPATLLTRLLALPRETEWVEWKENDSRPDDIGEYLSALSNAAALHGKDAGYLVWGIRNTDGLVVGTTFRPREKKIGNQELENWLAMQLTPPTSFRIHELVRAEGPVVIIEVAPATSIPVRFKDSEFIRVGTYKKKLKDHSDKERELWKLFARTTFEGGIARGNVAADEVLSLLDYPVYFDVTKQALPENRSGILERLAGEQILVAHPGGTYDITNLGAILFAKRLTAFDRLARKALRVVMYRGNNRVETIREQAGVKGYAVGYEGAIGFINSQLPQNEQVGPALRREVRMYPEVAVRELVANAIIHQDFAMTGTGPMVEIFSDRIEITNPGQPLVDTMRFIDSPPRSRNEALAAFMRRINVCEERGSGIDKVIAQVELFQLPPPDFSVVGDHTRAVLFAYKKLAQMDKLERIRACYQHACLCWVSNQNMTNATLRKRFAISDENYPAASRIIADAVEAGLIKPFDPDNRSRKHARYVPFWG; the protein is encoded by the coding sequence ATGAGCGTCATGGACCCCGCCACACTGTTGACGCGGTTGCTCGCCCTTCCCCGGGAAACAGAGTGGGTCGAATGGAAGGAGAACGATAGTCGTCCCGACGACATCGGCGAGTATCTCTCGGCACTCTCGAATGCGGCGGCCCTCCACGGAAAAGATGCTGGATACCTCGTCTGGGGCATCCGGAACACAGATGGGCTGGTGGTCGGGACGACTTTTCGGCCGCGAGAGAAGAAGATCGGCAACCAAGAGCTTGAGAACTGGCTCGCCATGCAGCTTACTCCGCCGACGAGCTTCCGCATCCACGAGCTTGTGCGCGCCGAGGGGCCGGTTGTCATTATTGAAGTCGCGCCCGCCACGTCCATTCCAGTGCGGTTCAAGGATTCGGAATTCATCCGTGTCGGCACGTATAAAAAGAAGCTCAAGGACCACTCGGACAAGGAGCGCGAGCTTTGGAAGCTCTTCGCTCGGACGACGTTCGAGGGGGGCATCGCGCGCGGGAATGTCGCCGCTGATGAGGTGCTCTCGCTCCTGGATTACCCGGTTTACTTCGATGTGACGAAGCAGGCGTTGCCTGAGAACCGGTCGGGGATTCTGGAGCGGCTCGCAGGCGAGCAAATTCTCGTCGCTCATCCCGGGGGCACATATGACATTACGAATCTTGGAGCAATTCTATTCGCGAAGCGGCTTACCGCCTTCGACCGGCTCGCCCGCAAGGCTCTTCGCGTCGTCATGTATCGCGGAAACAACCGCGTCGAGACGATTCGCGAGCAGGCGGGCGTCAAAGGCTACGCCGTGGGATACGAGGGAGCCATCGGGTTCATCAACTCCCAGCTTCCGCAGAACGAACAGGTAGGACCGGCCCTTCGACGCGAGGTCCGCATGTACCCGGAGGTTGCTGTCAGAGAGTTGGTTGCGAACGCAATCATCCATCAGGACTTTGCCATGACCGGCACCGGGCCGATGGTCGAGATTTTTAGCGACCGCATTGAGATTACCAATCCCGGCCAACCTCTCGTAGATACGATGCGGTTCATCGACTCTCCACCCCGTTCGCGGAACGAAGCTCTCGCCGCGTTCATGCGACGCATCAATGTGTGTGAGGAGCGTGGCAGCGGCATCGACAAGGTTATCGCGCAGGTCGAGCTCTTTCAGCTTCCGCCGCCGGATTTTTCGGTGGTAGGAGATCACACGCGGGCCGTGCTCTTCGCGTACAAGAAGCTCGCTCAGATGGACAAGCTGGAGCGGATTCGCGCCTGCTATCAGCACGCGTGCTTATGCTGGGTGTCGAACCAGAACATGACGAATGCGACGCTTCGAAAGCGGTTCGCGATTTCGGACGAGAACTACCCGGCTGCGTCGCGGATTATCGCCGACGCAGTTGAAGCTGGACTGATCAAGCCATTTGACCCCGATAATCGGTCCAGGAAGCACGCGCGATACGTGCCCTTCTGGGGGTAG
- the kdpA gene encoding Potassium-transporting ATPase A chain, with amino-acid sequence MSPWEWAQIALYLGVLLLLAPPLGSYMAAIYEGNTPGPMRLLAPLERGLYRLCGVRADVEMNWKQYAVAMLLFHLVGFVALYGLQRVQGSLPLNPAGLGPVSPDCSFNTSISFVTNTNWQGYGGETTMSYLTQMLGLTTQNFVSAASGMAILIALIRGFVRRQVSTIGNFWVDLTRSTVYVLLPLSFVLALVLVSQGVVQTLASYVTVPLLQPTTGADGAAVTQQTLAVGPAASQIAIKQLGTNGGGFFNVNSAHPFENSTPLSNFLQCLAILLIPAALCCTFGKMVKDMRQGWAVLLAMTLVFAVLLGVGLWSEAHAGPAVGDSIDASPGNLEGKEVRFGMANSVLWATATTCASNGSVNSMHDSYTPLGGLVPMVLMQLGEVIFGGVGSGLYGMLVFVIVTVFIAGLMVGRTPEYLGKKVEAFEMKMASIAVLVPCLCVLIGTALAVMSAQIAGSMSNPLPHGFSQALYAFSSASNNNGSAFAGFGANNPTMNLLLGLCMLMGRFWVKIPVIALAGALAAKKHVPTSDGTLPTHTPLFVVLLIGVVLIVGALTFIPALALGPIAEHVELLAAK; translated from the coding sequence ATGTCGCCGTGGGAATGGGCGCAGATCGCGTTGTATCTCGGCGTGCTCCTGCTTCTCGCCCCGCCGCTGGGGTCGTACATGGCCGCCATCTACGAGGGGAACACGCCCGGGCCGATGCGGCTCCTCGCTCCGCTCGAACGGGGCCTTTATCGCCTGTGCGGCGTGCGAGCCGACGTCGAAATGAACTGGAAGCAGTACGCGGTGGCGATGCTGCTGTTTCATCTGGTGGGCTTCGTCGCGCTCTACGGCTTGCAGCGCGTGCAGGGCTCCTTGCCGCTGAACCCCGCCGGACTGGGCCCCGTCTCGCCCGACTGCTCGTTCAACACGTCGATCAGTTTCGTGACCAACACGAACTGGCAGGGCTACGGCGGCGAGACGACGATGAGCTATCTCACGCAGATGCTCGGGCTGACGACCCAGAACTTCGTGTCGGCCGCGTCGGGCATGGCGATTCTCATTGCGCTGATTCGCGGGTTCGTGCGGCGGCAGGTTTCGACGATCGGCAATTTCTGGGTCGATCTGACGCGCTCGACAGTCTACGTCCTGCTGCCGTTGTCGTTTGTGCTGGCGCTGGTCCTTGTGTCGCAGGGCGTCGTGCAGACGCTCGCCTCGTACGTGACGGTTCCGCTGCTTCAGCCGACGACGGGCGCGGATGGCGCCGCCGTCACGCAGCAGACGCTGGCCGTCGGGCCGGCGGCCTCGCAGATTGCCATCAAGCAGCTTGGCACGAACGGCGGCGGATTCTTCAACGTGAATTCCGCGCATCCGTTCGAGAACTCAACGCCGCTGTCGAACTTCCTCCAGTGCCTGGCAATCCTCCTGATTCCCGCGGCGCTGTGCTGCACGTTCGGCAAGATGGTCAAGGACATGCGGCAGGGATGGGCGGTCCTGCTGGCGATGACGCTGGTTTTCGCGGTTCTTCTCGGCGTCGGCTTGTGGTCCGAGGCGCACGCGGGGCCGGCTGTCGGCGACAGCATCGACGCATCCCCCGGCAACCTCGAAGGCAAGGAAGTTCGCTTCGGCATGGCAAACTCGGTGCTGTGGGCGACCGCGACGACCTGCGCATCCAACGGGTCGGTGAACTCGATGCACGATTCCTACACGCCGCTGGGCGGCCTCGTGCCCATGGTGTTGATGCAGCTCGGGGAGGTGATCTTCGGCGGCGTGGGCTCGGGCCTGTATGGCATGCTCGTCTTTGTCATCGTCACGGTGTTCATCGCCGGGCTGATGGTCGGCCGAACTCCGGAGTATCTCGGCAAGAAGGTTGAAGCCTTCGAAATGAAGATGGCGTCGATCGCGGTGCTGGTTCCGTGCCTGTGCGTGTTGATCGGAACTGCTCTCGCCGTAATGTCGGCTCAGATCGCCGGATCCATGTCGAATCCACTGCCGCACGGCTTCAGCCAGGCGCTTTACGCCTTCTCGTCGGCGTCGAACAACAACGGCAGCGCGTTTGCCGGGTTCGGCGCGAACAATCCGACGATGAACCTGCTGCTGGGTCTGTGCATGCTGATGGGCCGCTTCTGGGTCAAGATTCCGGTGATCGCGCTGGCGGGGGCGCTGGCGGCCAAGAAGCATGTGCCGACCTCGGACGGGACGCTACCCACGCATACGCCGCTCTTTGTCGTGCTGCTGATCGGCGTTGTGCTGATCGTCGGCGCGTTGACGTTCATTCCCGCGCTCGCGCTCGGGCCAATTGCGGAGCATGTCGAGCTGCTGGCGGCAAAGTGA
- the kdpC gene encoding Potassium-transporting ATPase C chain, whose translation MGTWEGENVGTERITMGSQLRTAVLALLVFSALTGLVYPLVITGIAQVVFPRQANGSLILRDGQAVGSELIGQPFDDPKYFWGRPSATGPYPYNAGSSSGSNLAVTNPAQRDAIKGRIDKLRAADPQNSDAVPIDLVTASGSGLDPHISVAAARIQIPRVAAARKLSEASLRTLVDQHAQARQFGILGEPCVNVLRLNLALDAGLTSAATH comes from the coding sequence GTGGGAACGTGGGAAGGTGAGAACGTGGGAACGGAACGAATCACGATGGGCAGTCAACTGAGAACCGCGGTCTTGGCGCTGCTGGTCTTCAGCGCGCTCACCGGGCTGGTCTACCCGCTGGTCATCACCGGTATCGCGCAGGTCGTGTTTCCGAGGCAGGCCAACGGCAGCCTCATCCTGCGCGACGGCCAGGCGGTCGGCTCGGAGCTGATCGGCCAGCCGTTCGACGATCCCAAGTACTTCTGGGGCCGGCCGTCGGCGACCGGGCCATACCCGTACAACGCCGGTTCATCCAGCGGCAGCAATCTGGCCGTCACGAATCCGGCGCAGCGCGACGCGATCAAGGGGCGGATCGACAAGCTGCGCGCCGCTGATCCGCAGAACTCCGACGCGGTTCCGATCGACCTTGTGACGGCGTCTGGCAGCGGACTCGATCCGCACATCAGCGTCGCAGCCGCGCGAATCCAGATTCCGCGCGTCGCGGCTGCCCGAAAGCTGAGCGAGGCGTCGCTTCGAACGCTCGTCGATCAGCACGCGCAGGCGCGGCAGTTCGGGATATTGGGCGAGCCTTGCGTGAACGTGCTCAGACTGAACCTGGCGTTGGACGCGGGATTGACTAGCGCTGCGACACACTGA
- the kdpB gene encoding Potassium-transporting ATPase B chain, translating to MMTTTHTRSRPLFDPGIVRRAIVDALRKLHPKHQLRNPVMFVVLVGAVLTLGLFVHALGGQGEASPLFILGISLWLWFTLLFANFAEAMAEGRGKAQADTLRQARREITAKRLASPSRSSPATPTPSTELKKGDVVLVEAGSFIPLDGEVIEGVASVDESAVTGESAPVIRESGGDRSAVTGGTRVLSDWLVIRITSNPGESFIDRMIALVEGATRQKTPNEIALNILLAAMTIIFLGAVATLLPFSLFTVKTLGRGEVVSITVLVALLVCLIPTTIGGLLSAIGIAGMDRMIQANVIAMSGRAVEAAGDVDTLLLDKTGTITLGNRQATEFIPAEGVRIEELADAAQLASLADETPEGRSIVVLAKQKYALRGRDLTGSAGVSPANPPHFVPFTAQSRMSGVDLNGTSIRKGAADAVQRYVESQQGSFPAGVRKIVDSIAKQGGTPLVVARMETGQRPVPHVLGVIHLKDIVKGGIRERFAHLRRMGIKTIMITGDNPLTAASIAAEAGVDDFLAEATPEAKLKLIRENQAGGRLVAMCGDGTNDAPALAQADVAVAMNTGTQAAKEAGNMIDLDSNPTKLIEVVEIGKQLLITRGSLTTFSIANDVSKYFAIIPAAFMGTYPALGSLNIMRLATAQSAILSAVIFNALIIIFLIPLALRGVQYRPARASALLGRNLLVYGLGGLIVPFIGIKLIDLLLVGLRLA from the coding sequence ATGATGACCACCACCCACACCCGATCACGCCCGCTGTTCGACCCCGGGATCGTCCGCCGGGCGATTGTCGATGCGCTGCGGAAGTTGCACCCGAAGCACCAGCTCCGCAACCCGGTGATGTTCGTCGTGCTGGTCGGCGCCGTCCTGACGCTCGGCCTGTTCGTCCACGCCCTGGGCGGTCAGGGTGAGGCGTCGCCGCTGTTCATCCTCGGCATTTCACTGTGGCTCTGGTTCACGCTGCTGTTCGCCAACTTCGCCGAAGCGATGGCCGAGGGGCGCGGCAAGGCGCAGGCCGACACGCTCCGCCAGGCGCGGCGCGAAATCACGGCCAAGCGACTCGCCTCGCCGAGCCGGAGCAGTCCGGCCACGCCGACGCCCTCGACCGAGCTGAAGAAAGGCGACGTAGTCCTGGTCGAAGCCGGCAGCTTCATTCCGCTGGACGGCGAAGTCATCGAAGGCGTCGCGTCCGTCGATGAATCCGCCGTCACGGGCGAGAGCGCCCCGGTCATCCGCGAGAGCGGCGGCGACCGCAGCGCGGTCACGGGCGGCACGCGCGTCCTGTCCGACTGGCTGGTTATTCGCATCACGTCCAACCCCGGCGAGAGCTTCATCGACCGCATGATTGCGCTCGTGGAAGGCGCCACGCGGCAGAAGACGCCCAACGAGATCGCGCTGAACATCCTGCTCGCTGCCATGACGATCATTTTTCTCGGGGCCGTGGCGACGCTGCTTCCGTTCTCCCTGTTCACGGTCAAGACGCTCGGCCGGGGCGAAGTCGTCTCCATCACCGTGCTGGTCGCGCTGCTGGTCTGCCTGATTCCGACCACCATCGGCGGCCTGCTCTCGGCCATCGGCATCGCCGGCATGGACCGCATGATCCAGGCCAATGTCATCGCAATGTCCGGCCGCGCGGTCGAGGCGGCCGGCGACGTCGACACGCTGCTGCTGGACAAGACCGGCACGATCACACTGGGCAACCGGCAGGCGACGGAGTTCATCCCGGCCGAGGGCGTCCGTATCGAAGAGCTGGCCGACGCCGCCCAGCTCGCCTCGCTGGCCGACGAGACGCCGGAGGGGCGAAGCATCGTCGTGCTCGCCAAGCAGAAATATGCGCTGCGCGGGCGCGACTTGACCGGGAGCGCGGGCGTCTCGCCCGCCAATCCGCCGCATTTCGTGCCCTTTACGGCCCAGAGCCGGATGAGCGGCGTCGATCTCAATGGCACATCGATTCGCAAGGGCGCCGCGGACGCGGTGCAGCGCTACGTGGAAAGCCAGCAAGGCAGCTTCCCGGCCGGCGTACGCAAGATCGTCGACTCGATCGCCAAACAGGGCGGGACGCCGCTCGTGGTTGCCAGGATGGAGACCGGACAGAGACCGGTCCCCCATGTGCTGGGCGTGATCCACCTGAAGGACATCGTCAAAGGCGGGATTCGCGAGCGCTTCGCCCACCTGCGCCGGATGGGTATCAAGACCATCATGATCACCGGCGACAACCCGCTGACGGCGGCGTCGATCGCGGCCGAGGCCGGCGTGGACGACTTCCTGGCCGAGGCGACGCCGGAAGCGAAGCTCAAGCTCATCCGCGAGAACCAGGCGGGCGGGCGGCTGGTGGCGATGTGCGGGGACGGGACGAACGACGCCCCGGCGTTGGCGCAGGCAGACGTGGCGGTGGCGATGAACACCGGCACGCAGGCCGCCAAGGAAGCCGGCAACATGATCGACCTCGACAGCAACCCGACCAAGCTGATCGAAGTGGTCGAGATCGGCAAGCAGTTGCTGATCACGCGCGGGTCGCTGACGACGTTCAGCATCGCCAATGACGTGTCGAAATACTTCGCGATCATCCCGGCGGCGTTCATGGGCACGTACCCGGCGCTTGGCTCGCTCAACATCATGCGACTGGCGACGGCGCAGAGCGCGATCCTGTCGGCGGTGATCTTCAACGCGCTGATCATCATCTTCCTGATCCCGTTGGCGCTGCGTGGCGTGCAGTACAGACCCGCGCGGGCATCGGCGCTGCTGGGCCGGAATCTGCTGGTGTACGGCCTGGGCGGGCTGATTGTGCCCTTCATCGGAATCAAGTTGATCGATTTGCTACTGGTTGGGTTGCGGCTGGCATGA